Proteins found in one Canis lupus baileyi chromosome 26, mCanLup2.hap1, whole genome shotgun sequence genomic segment:
- the NKX2-2 gene encoding homeobox protein Nkx-2.2 isoform X2 has translation MLGLWGFSFKNLSTSIRRGNCLRGPEPLTREDLLRAPLAPNTHPHLHGLAAGAAPQDSSSKSPEPSADESPDNDKETPGGGGDAGKKRKRRVLFSKAQTYELERRFRQQRYLSAPEREHLASLIRLTPTQVKIWFQNHRYKMKRARAEKGMEVTPLPSPRRVAVPVLVRDGKPCHALKAQDLAAATFQAGIPFSAYSAQSLQHMQYNAQYSSASTPQYPTAHPLVQAQQWTW, from the exons ATGCTGGGATTgtggggtttttcttttaaaaatctgtccacGTCCATCCGGAGAGGAAACTGCTTAAGGGGGCCAGAGCCCTTAACCCGCGAAGATCTTCTCCGCGCGCCACTCGCCCCAAATACGCACCCACACT tGCACGGGCTGGCGGCCGGCGCGGCGCCCCAGGACTCAAGCTCCAAGTCCCCGGAGCCCTCGGCCGACGAGTCACCGGACAATGACAAGGAGACCCCGGGTGGCGGGGGGGACGCGGGCAAGAAGCGGAAGCGGCGGGTGCTCTTCTCCAAGGCACAGACCTACGAGCTGGAGCGGCGCTTCCGGCAGCAGCGGTACCTGTCGGCGCCCGAGCGCGAGCACCTGGCCAGCCTCATCCGCCTCACGCCCACGCAGGTCAAGATCTGGTTCCAGAACCACCGCTACAAGATGAAGCGCGCCCGGGCCGAGAAAGGTATGGAGGTGACGCCCCTACCCTCGCCGCGCCGGGTGGCCGTGCCCGTTTTGGTCAGGGACGGCAAACCGTGCCATGCGCTCAAAGCCCAGGACCTGGCAGCCGCCACCTTCCAGGCGGGCATCCCCTTTTCGGCCTACAGCGCGCAGTCTCTGCAGCACATGCAGTACAACGCCCAGTACAGCTCGGCCAGCACCCCCCAGTACCCGACAGCACACCCCCTGGTCCAGGCCCAGCAGTGGACTTGGTGA
- the NKX2-2 gene encoding homeobox protein Nkx-2.2 isoform X3, which translates to MAPVEPPHAPTLTARRDWPGALERAIKPRVHGLAAGAAPQDSSSKSPEPSADESPDNDKETPGGGGDAGKKRKRRVLFSKAQTYELERRFRQQRYLSAPEREHLASLIRLTPTQVKIWFQNHRYKMKRARAEKGMEVTPLPSPRRVAVPVLVRDGKPCHALKAQDLAAATFQAGIPFSAYSAQSLQHMQYNAQYSSASTPQYPTAHPLVQAQQWTW; encoded by the exons ATGGCTCCGGTGGagcccccccacgcccccaccctGACAGCGAGGAGGGACTGGCCTGGAGCACTGGAGCGAGCCATCAAGCCTCGGG tGCACGGGCTGGCGGCCGGCGCGGCGCCCCAGGACTCAAGCTCCAAGTCCCCGGAGCCCTCGGCCGACGAGTCACCGGACAATGACAAGGAGACCCCGGGTGGCGGGGGGGACGCGGGCAAGAAGCGGAAGCGGCGGGTGCTCTTCTCCAAGGCACAGACCTACGAGCTGGAGCGGCGCTTCCGGCAGCAGCGGTACCTGTCGGCGCCCGAGCGCGAGCACCTGGCCAGCCTCATCCGCCTCACGCCCACGCAGGTCAAGATCTGGTTCCAGAACCACCGCTACAAGATGAAGCGCGCCCGGGCCGAGAAAGGTATGGAGGTGACGCCCCTACCCTCGCCGCGCCGGGTGGCCGTGCCCGTTTTGGTCAGGGACGGCAAACCGTGCCATGCGCTCAAAGCCCAGGACCTGGCAGCCGCCACCTTCCAGGCGGGCATCCCCTTTTCGGCCTACAGCGCGCAGTCTCTGCAGCACATGCAGTACAACGCCCAGTACAGCTCGGCCAGCACCCCCCAGTACCCGACAGCACACCCCCTGGTCCAGGCCCAGCAGTGGACTTGGTGA
- the NKX2-2 gene encoding homeobox protein Nkx-2.2 isoform X1, with product MSLTNTKTGFSVKDILDLPDTNDEEGSVAEGPEEESEGPEPAKRAGPLGQGALDAVQSLPLKNPFYDSSDNPYTRWLASTEGLQYSLHGLAAGAAPQDSSSKSPEPSADESPDNDKETPGGGGDAGKKRKRRVLFSKAQTYELERRFRQQRYLSAPEREHLASLIRLTPTQVKIWFQNHRYKMKRARAEKGMEVTPLPSPRRVAVPVLVRDGKPCHALKAQDLAAATFQAGIPFSAYSAQSLQHMQYNAQYSSASTPQYPTAHPLVQAQQWTW from the exons ATGTCGCTGACCAACACAAAGACGGGGTTTTCGGTCAAGGACATCTTGGACCTGCCGGACACCAACGACGAGGAAGGCTCGGTGGCTGAAGGGCCGGAGGAGGAGAGCGAGGGCCCCGAGCCCGCCAAGAGGGCCGGGCCGCTGGGGCAGGGCGCCCTGGACGCGGTGCAGAGCCTGCCCCTGAAGAACCCCTTCTACGACAGCAGCGACAACCCATATACGCGCTGGCTGGCCAGCACCGAGGGCCTCCAGTACTCCC tGCACGGGCTGGCGGCCGGCGCGGCGCCCCAGGACTCAAGCTCCAAGTCCCCGGAGCCCTCGGCCGACGAGTCACCGGACAATGACAAGGAGACCCCGGGTGGCGGGGGGGACGCGGGCAAGAAGCGGAAGCGGCGGGTGCTCTTCTCCAAGGCACAGACCTACGAGCTGGAGCGGCGCTTCCGGCAGCAGCGGTACCTGTCGGCGCCCGAGCGCGAGCACCTGGCCAGCCTCATCCGCCTCACGCCCACGCAGGTCAAGATCTGGTTCCAGAACCACCGCTACAAGATGAAGCGCGCCCGGGCCGAGAAAGGTATGGAGGTGACGCCCCTACCCTCGCCGCGCCGGGTGGCCGTGCCCGTTTTGGTCAGGGACGGCAAACCGTGCCATGCGCTCAAAGCCCAGGACCTGGCAGCCGCCACCTTCCAGGCGGGCATCCCCTTTTCGGCCTACAGCGCGCAGTCTCTGCAGCACATGCAGTACAACGCCCAGTACAGCTCGGCCAGCACCCCCCAGTACCCGACAGCACACCCCCTGGTCCAGGCCCAGCAGTGGACTTGGTGA